The following coding sequences are from one Musa acuminata AAA Group cultivar baxijiao chromosome BXJ1-6, Cavendish_Baxijiao_AAA, whole genome shotgun sequence window:
- the LOC135676241 gene encoding uncharacterized protein LOC135676241 isoform X1 — MGGATMEPGAFERLSPSRFVSFVFPNPQPGDPYADPLRVAVLDSPLPTPAPPPCTAAMLVPPGREEDWIFSTAAGHLQLLLSSSSDDRPLARLLLVGDVPSSSAKPYSRPQSDPDSDRLLRFQQRLLPLILALSPKAAFCDGLPDIPFLSFEDDVLRLTPVEMLVGPAAGEMLVEDVELDGSPSAMPELRRRLRFKRMPNLVQSQVRLVLDSSSSSSSPGSFRPETGSLVQPYLKPMVAGLSLIAPAVGRQVRSGLMPRALCVGVGGGALLMSLRSSFGFDVVGIEADDVVLNVARQHFGLADDDFLKVGVGDGLVLIKYLSTLKTGKDLNSSYGVSDHNFIALLGDHSSGFDAVMVDLDSEDPGSGVYAPPLEFPERSILIDVRTILKDHGIVVVNVIPPCASFYKQMIDIFGKVFAELYEIDVGNGENYVLVASVSPVEIAASRTEDPFHNKLKEVVGDRYVGAVRRIC, encoded by the coding sequence ATGGGTGGTGCGACGATGGAGCCCGGTGCGTTCGAGCGCCTCTCCCCTTCCCGGTTCGTCTCCTTCGTGTTCCCTAACCCACAGCCCGGCGATCCCTACGCCGACCCCCTCCGAGTCGCTGTCCTTGATTCGCCCCTCCCGACCCCGGCGCCGCCGCCCTGCACCGCCGCAATGCTCGTCCCCCCCGGCCGCGAGGAAGATTGgatcttctccaccgccgccggacACCTCCAGCtccttctctcttcctcctccgatgatcgCCCCCTCGCCCGACTCCTCCTCGTTGGAGACGTCCCCTCCTCCTCTGCGAAGCCCTATTCCCGCCCCCAATCGGATCCTGACTCGGATCGGCTTCTCCGGTTCCAGCAGCGCCTCCTCCCGCTCATCCTTGCGCTCTCCCCAAAGGCCGCTTTTTGTGATGGCTTACCGGATATCCCTTTTCTCTCCTTCGAGGACGACGTCCTCCGTCTCACTCCGGTGGAGATGCTGGTCGGCCCTGCCGCCGGAGAGATGCTGGTGGAGGACGTGGAACTCGACGGGTCCCCGTCGGCGATGCCAGAGCTCAGGAGGAGGTTGCGGTTTAAGAGGATGCCGAATCTGGTGCAGTCCCAGGTGCGTCTCGTCcttgattcttcttcttcttcctcgagtCCTGGGTCCTTTCGGCCCGAGACAGGGTCGTTGGTGCAGCCGTACCTCAAACCCATGGTTGCGGGGCTCTCTTTGATCGCACCGGCAGTCGGGCGGCAGGTCCGATCTGGTTTGATGCCACGAGCTCTTTGTGTCGGGGTGGGTGGTGGAGCTCTGCTGATGTCCCTGAGATCAAGTTTTGGTTTTGATGTGGTGGGAATTGAGGCTGATGATGTAGTTCTGAACGTCGCAAGACAGCATTTTGGATTAGCGGATGATGACTTTCTTAAAGTTGGTGTTGGTGATGGGCTTGTACTCATCAAGTATTTAAGCACTTTGAAGACTGGAAAAGATTTGAATTCGAGTTATGGTGTATCCGATCACAACTTCATTGCATTATTGGGAGATCATTCTTCTGGGTTTGATGCTGTCATGGTGGATTTGGACTCGGAGGACCCTGGCAGTGGTGTCTACGCCCCGCCATTGGAATTTCCTGAGAGGAGTATTCTGATAGATGTGCGCACAATTCTTAAGGATCACGGAATTGTAGTGGTAAATGTCATTCCTCCATGTGCATCTTTCTATAAACAAATGATTGATATTTTTGGTAAGGTTTTTGCTGAGTTGTATGAAATAGATGTCGGCAACGGCGAGAATTATGTACTTGTTGCCAGTGTCTCACCCGTTGAGATAGCTGCAAGCCGTACCGAGGATCCCTTTCATAACAAATTGAAGGAAGTTGTCGGAGATAGATATGTGGGTGCTGTGAGAAGAATATGTTGA
- the LOC135676240 gene encoding 2-carboxy-D-arabinitol-1-phosphatase-like, whose translation MLALVPPPLACGAPHRRSPRPGRGACCSSLREIRQAPELLRSLPEIREAKRVVLVRHGQSTWNEEGRIQGSSDLSVLTPKGESQAETSRQMLLTDSFDVCFTSPLIRSKRTAEIIWGTRQEEMIPEPDLREIDLYSFQGLLKYEGKQKFGDAYRQWQKDAANFSIDGHYPVRELWDRAESCWSKILAHEGKSVLVVAHNAVNQALVATAIGLGTQYFRILLQSNCGVSVIDFTPKPRGGPPHICINRLNQTPNSPVAPGTSGGRKTRNRIILVCHGTTQSNTEVFANMGYESMNMLGIIQSQKTAELLLDLKIDCIACSPRVASVDTAMSISEVQEAADCLGADCMPRYVEVKKMVDLEVEPAFQQAQKNSTGSLVVHPGWLDGYDHRSLTDIWKQTKKAWHSLLHELLNESEPERNLVVVGHPALHIALIAQCLNLTMEWMGSFHLDAGSVSVIDFPDGPTGRGIVRCINYTAHLGRWSIPVTRSTAYDEEF comes from the exons ATGCTCGCTCTGGTACCTCCGCCGCTGGCGTGCGGTGCTCCTCATCGGAGGAGCCCCAGGCCCGGCCGCGGTGCTTGCTGCTCGAGCCTGAGAGAGATCCGTCAGGCGCCGGAGCTCCTGCGGTCCCTGCCGGAGATAAGGGAGGCGAAGCGGGTGGTGCTGGTGAGGCACGGGCAGAGCACCTGGAACGAGGAGGGTCGTATTCAGGGGAGCTCCGACCTGTCCGTGCTCACTCCTAAGGGCGAGTCGCAGGCCGAGACCTCCCGACAGATGCTCCTCACCGACTCCTTCGATGTCTGCTTCACTAG TCCCTTGATTCGATCCAAGAGGACAGCCGAGATCATATGGGGTACTCGGCAGGAGGAGATGATTCCGGAACCTGACTTGAGGGAGATTGATCTCTACTCTTTCCAA GGTCTTCTGAAGTATGAAGGAAAGCAGAAATTTGGGGATGCATATCGCCAATGGCAGAAGGATGCTGCAAATTTCAGCATCGATGGGCACTACCCTGTGCGAGAATTGTGGGACCGAGCGGAAAGCTGCTGGAGCAAGATCTTAGCTCATGAAGGGAAGTCGGTGCTTGTTGTTGCTCATAATGCTGTAAACCAAGCTCTGGTTGCCACTGCAATAG GACTTGGGACACAGTACTTTAGGATTCTCCTACAGAGCAACTGCGGGGTCAGTGTGATAGACTTCACCCCAAAACCCAGAGGTGGTCCGCCACACATTTGCATTAATCGTTTGAATCAG ACACCAAATTCTCCTGTGGCTCCTGGAACTTCTGGAGGAAGAAAAACTAGAAATCGGATCATTTTAGTCTGCCATGGAACCACACAAAGCAACACTGAG GTGTTTGCCAATATGGGATATGAGTCCATGAATATGCTTGGGATAATACAG TCACAAAAAACCGCAGAGCTTCTTCTGGACTTGAAGATCGATTGCATTGCCTGCAGTCCACGTGTTGCCTCAGTTGACACAGCCATGTCTATATCGGAG GTCCAAGAAGCTGCAGATTGTTTAGGCGCCGACTGCATGCCTCGTTATGTGGAGGTGAAGAAAATGGTCGACCTCGAAGTGGAACCTGCCTTTCAGCAAGCACAGAAG AATTCAACAGGCAGCTTGGTGGTTCATCCAGGTTGGTTAGATGGCTATGACCATCGATCATTAACCGATATTTGGAAGCAGACAAAGAAAGCTTGGCATTCCTTGCTACACGAACTCTTGAATGAATCAGAACCAGAAAGAAACTTGGTGGTTGTAGGACACCCTGCCCTTCATATTGCACTGATAGCCCAATGCCTCAACCTAACAATGGAATGGATGGGATCCTTTCATCTTGATGCTGGTAGCGTCAGTGTTATCGACTTTCCAGATGGGCCTACAGGAAGAGGCATAGTTCGATGTATAAATTACACAGCACATCTAGGAAGATGGTCGATTCCAGTTACAAGATCAACAGCATATGATGAAGAGTTTTAG
- the LOC135676241 gene encoding uncharacterized protein LOC135676241 isoform X2 codes for MGGATMEPGAFERLSPSRFVSFVFPNPQPGDPYADPLRVAVLDSPLPTPAPPPCTAAMLVPPGREEDWIFSTAAGHLQLLLSSSSDDRPLARLLLVGDVPSSSAKPYSRPQSDPDSDRLLRFQQRLLPLILALSPKAAFCDGLPDIPFLSFEDDVLRLTPVEMLVGPAAGEMLVEDVELDGSPSAMPELRRRLRFKRMPNLVQSQVRLVLDSSSSSSSPGSFRPETGSLVQPYLKPMVAGLSLIAPAVGRQVRSGLMPRALCVGVGGGALLMSLRSSFGFDVVGIEADDVVLNVARQHFGLADDDFLKVGVGDGLVLIKYLSTLKTGKDLNSSYGVSDHNFIALLGDHSSGFDAVMVDLDSEDPGSGVYAPPLEFPERSILIDVRTILKDHGIVVMSATARIMYLLPVSHPLR; via the exons ATGGGTGGTGCGACGATGGAGCCCGGTGCGTTCGAGCGCCTCTCCCCTTCCCGGTTCGTCTCCTTCGTGTTCCCTAACCCACAGCCCGGCGATCCCTACGCCGACCCCCTCCGAGTCGCTGTCCTTGATTCGCCCCTCCCGACCCCGGCGCCGCCGCCCTGCACCGCCGCAATGCTCGTCCCCCCCGGCCGCGAGGAAGATTGgatcttctccaccgccgccggacACCTCCAGCtccttctctcttcctcctccgatgatcgCCCCCTCGCCCGACTCCTCCTCGTTGGAGACGTCCCCTCCTCCTCTGCGAAGCCCTATTCCCGCCCCCAATCGGATCCTGACTCGGATCGGCTTCTCCGGTTCCAGCAGCGCCTCCTCCCGCTCATCCTTGCGCTCTCCCCAAAGGCCGCTTTTTGTGATGGCTTACCGGATATCCCTTTTCTCTCCTTCGAGGACGACGTCCTCCGTCTCACTCCGGTGGAGATGCTGGTCGGCCCTGCCGCCGGAGAGATGCTGGTGGAGGACGTGGAACTCGACGGGTCCCCGTCGGCGATGCCAGAGCTCAGGAGGAGGTTGCGGTTTAAGAGGATGCCGAATCTGGTGCAGTCCCAGGTGCGTCTCGTCcttgattcttcttcttcttcctcgagtCCTGGGTCCTTTCGGCCCGAGACAGGGTCGTTGGTGCAGCCGTACCTCAAACCCATGGTTGCGGGGCTCTCTTTGATCGCACCGGCAGTCGGGCGGCAGGTCCGATCTGGTTTGATGCCACGAGCTCTTTGTGTCGGGGTGGGTGGTGGAGCTCTGCTGATGTCCCTGAGATCAAGTTTTGGTTTTGATGTGGTGGGAATTGAGGCTGATGATGTAGTTCTGAACGTCGCAAGACAGCATTTTGGATTAGCGGATGATGACTTTCTTAAAGTTGGTGTTGGTGATGGGCTTGTACTCATCAAGTATTTAAGCACTTTGAAGACTGGAAAAGATTTGAATTCGAGTTATGGTGTATCCGATCACAACTTCATTGCATTATTGGGAGATCATTCTTCTGGGTTTGATGCTGTCATGGTGGATTTGGACTCGGAGGACCCTGGCAGTGGTGTCTACGCCCCGCCATTGGAATTTCCTGAGAGGAGTATTCTGATAGATGTGCGCACAATTCTTAAGGATCACGGAATTGTAGTG ATGTCGGCAACGGCGAGAATTATGTACTTGTTGCCAGTGTCTCACCCGTTGAGATAG
- the LOC135583455 gene encoding AT-hook motif nuclear-localized protein 1-like isoform X1, producing MEERESVVVSGCEGGGGGGGGAGEAKEYSVSSAAPLSPTRSLPPALSSGVVGAMGITVPPTEGAGLAMGMLGSGGSSGGEGDLFARKKRGRPRKYGPDGMALALSPTSGSASPFSPASSDGKRGRGRPPGSGKRQLLEALGDWFAHSAGGSFTPHVVTIATGEDVAAKIHSFSQKGPRAICILSANGVISNVTLRQPGSSGGTLTYEGRFEILSLSGSFTITETGGIRSRTGGISVSLAGPDGRVIGGGVTGLLLAASPIQVVVGSFMPNTFKEQKPKPSQQADFSAFPETSGLLTAARPISQSNPEDDCETSTSSLPVQSHAENSLCNPTPTSTLHAAGWQGLQSSEHKPSPDINICLHGEQHQGTYL from the exons ATGGAAGAGAGGGAGAGCGTTGTGGTGTCAGGgtgtgaaggaggaggaggaggaggaggaggagcaggcgAAGCGAAGGAGTATTCTGTCTCTTCGGCTGCACCCTTGTCGCCGACTCGGTCTCTGCCACCGGCACTTTCCAGCGGGGTTGTTGGAGCCATGGGGATCACCGTTCCGCCTACGGAAGGAGCTGGCTTGGCCATGGGGATGTTGGGGAGTGGCGGCAGCAGCGGTGGCGAGGGTGATCTTTTcgcgaggaagaagagagggaggCCCAGGAAGTACGGGCCGGACGGCATGGCTCTGGCCTTGTCGCCGACCTCCGGCTCCGCCTCTCCTTTCTCTCCTGCTTCTTCCGACGGGAAACGGGGTAGAGGGCGACCACCCGGCTCCGGCAAACGCCAGCTCCTTGAGGCTCTCG GAGATTGGTTTGCACACTCAGCTGGAGGGAGTTTCACACCGCATGTTGTGACCATTGCCACAGGGGAG GATGTTGCTGCAAAAATACACTCCTTCTCCCAAAAGGGTCCTCGGGCTATTTGCATACTATCGGCAAATGGGGTCATCTCCAATGTTACTTTGCGGCAGCCAGGTTCTTCTGGTGGTACCCTGACTTATGAG GGCCGATTTGAGATTCTGTCTCTGTCTGGGTCCTTCACAATTACAGAAACTGGTGGTATACGGAGTAGAACTGGTGGTATAAGCGTGTCGCTTGCTGGTCCTGACGGCCGTGTTATTGGTGGTGGAGTCACTGGATTGTTGCTTGCCGCCAGTCCAATTCAA GTGGTGGTCGGAAGCTTCATGCCGAACACTTTCAAGGAGCAAAAGCCAAAACCTAGCCAGCAAGCAGATTTTTCAGCATTCCCGGAGACAAGTGGTTTGTTAACAGCTGCAAGACCCATTTCACAGTCAAACCCTGAAGATGACTGTGAGACCTCAACCTCATCCTTACCTGTACAATCTCATGCTGAAAATAGCTTATGCAACCCCActccaacctctactcttcacgctGCCGGTTGGCAGGGTCTGCAGTCTTCGGAGCACAAACCTTCTCCAGACATAAACATATGCTTACATGGGGAGCAGCATCAGGGTACTTATCTCTAA
- the LOC103987721 gene encoding glucomannan 4-beta-mannosyltransferase 9-like, whose protein sequence is MDRLTSTALLPESFQGARDDITEQMGMVWQQIKAPVMVPLLRLAVFLCLVMSVMLVVEKAYMAVVIVLVKLFGRRPEKRYRWEPMRDDLELGSSSYPMVLVQIPMYNEKEVYQLSIGAACGLSWPSDRIIIQVLDDSTDPVIKDLVEAECRRWASKGVNIKYEIRDNRSGYKAGALKEGMKHSYVNHCDYVAIFDADFQPEPDFLCRTVPFLLHNPAVGLVQARWKFVNSDECLMARMQEMSLDYHFTVEQEVGSSTYAFFGFNGTAGVWRIAALNEAGGWKDRTTVEDMDLAVRASLKGWKFVFLGDLKVKNELPSTLRAYRYQQHRWSCGPANLFRKMAMEIANNKKVSLWKKVHVIYSFFFVRKVVAHIVTYVFYCVVIPAAVLVPEVEIPRWGAIYIPSIITLLNAVGTPRSLHLLVFWILFENVMSLHRTKATLIGLLEAGRVNEWVVTEKLGDTVKAKMAVKAARKPPIRIGDRLHLLELWTGAYLFFCGCYDVAFGKNHYFLYLFLQAIAFFVVGFGYVGTFVPGY, encoded by the exons ATGGACAGGCTCACTTCGACGGCCCTGCTGCCGGAGTCGTTCCAGGGGGCGAGGGACGACATCACGGAGCAGATGGGGATGGTGTGGCAGCAGATCAAGGCCCCGGTGATGGTGCCCCTGCTGCGGCTGGCCGTGTTCCTGTGCCTGGTGATGTCCGTCATGCTCGTCGTCGAGAAGGCGTACATGGCCGTCGTCATCGTCCTCGTCAAGCTGTTCGGCCGGCGGCCCGAGAAGCGCTACAGGTGGGAGCCCATGCGCGACGACCTCGAGCTCGGCAGCTCCTCCTACCCCATGGTCCTCGTCCAAATCCCCATGTACAACGAGAaggag GTCTACCAGCTCTCCATTGGAGCTGCGTGTGGCCTCTCTTGGCCGTCGGACCGCATCATAATCCAAGTGCTGGATGATTCCACGGACCCGGTTATTAAG GATCTGGTGGAGGCGGAGTGCCGGAGGTGGGCGAGCAAGGGGGTGAACATCAAGTACGAGATCAGGGACAACCGGAGCGGCTACAAGGCTGGCGCGCTCAAGGAGGGCATGAAACACAGCTACGTCAATCACTGCGACTACGTCGCCATCTTCGACGCCGACTTCCAGCCCGAGCCCGACTTCCTCTGCCGCACCGTCCCCTTCCTCCTCCACAACCCCGCCGTCGGCCTCGTCCAAGCCCGCTGGAAATTCG TGAATTCGGACGAATGTTTGATGGCGAGGATGCAGGAGATGTCACTGGATTACCACTTCACAGTGGAGCAGGAAGTCGGATCCTCTACATACGCCTTCTTCGGCTTCAATG GGACTGCCGGAGTGTGGCGGATTGCTGCTCTCAATGAAGCTGGAGGTTGGAAGGACCGGACCACGGTAGAGGACATGGATTTGGCTGTTCGAGCGAGCCTCAAGGGTTGGAAGTTTGTCTTCCTTGGAGATCTCAAG GTCAAGAATGAGCTGCCGAGCACTCTCAGGGCGTACCGGTATCAGCAACACAGGTGGTCTTGTGGCCCAGCAAACCTATTCAGAAAGATGGCGATGGAAATTGCTAACAACAAG AAAGTGAGTCTGTGGAAGAAAGTACATGTGATCTACAGTTTCTTCTTTGTTCGTAAGGTGGTAGCTCACATTGTGACCTATGTATTCTACTGCGTGGTTATCCCTGCCGCTGTCCTGGTTCCTGAGGTGGAAATACCCAGGTGGGGTGCGATCTACATCCCTTCCATCATCACCCTTCTCAATGCTGTCGGAACTCCACG GTCTCTTCACTTGCTGGTGTTTTGGATCCTCTTCGAGAACGTCATGTCCCTGCACAGGACAAAAGCCACCCTCATTGGCCTGTTGGAAGCAGGAAGAGTGAACGAGTGGGTGGTCACAGAGAAGCTAGGAGACACTGTGAAGGCCAAAATGGCGGTCAAGGCCGCGAGGAAGCCACCGATTAGGATTGGCGATAG ATTACATCTACTGGAGCTTTGGACAGGCGCTTACCTCTTCTTCTGTGGGTGCTACGATGTGGCCTTTGGGAAGAACCATTACTTCCTCTACCTCTTCCTCCAAGCAATTGCTTTCTTTGTGGTCGGATTTGGTTACGTCGGCACGTTCGTCCCCGGTTATTGA
- the LOC135583455 gene encoding AT-hook motif nuclear-localized protein 1-like isoform X2, which translates to MEERESVVVSGCEGGGGGGGGAGEAKEYSVSSAAPLSPTRSLPPALSSGVVGAMGITVPPTEGAGLAMGMLGSGGSSGGEGDLFARKKRGRPRKYGPDGMALALSPTSGSASPFSPASSDGKRGRGRPPGSGKRQLLEALGDWFAHSAGGSFTPHVVTIATGEDVAAKIHSFSQKGPRAICILSANGVISNVTLRQPGSSGGTLTYEGRFEILSLSGSFTITETGGIRSRTGGISVSLAGPDGRVIGGGVTGLLLAASPIQVVVGSFMPNTFKEQKPKPSQQADFSAFPETSGLLTAARPISQSNPEDDWSAVFGAQTFSRHKHMLTWGAASGRILHDTRGNKWFLRGRR; encoded by the exons ATGGAAGAGAGGGAGAGCGTTGTGGTGTCAGGgtgtgaaggaggaggaggaggaggaggaggagcaggcgAAGCGAAGGAGTATTCTGTCTCTTCGGCTGCACCCTTGTCGCCGACTCGGTCTCTGCCACCGGCACTTTCCAGCGGGGTTGTTGGAGCCATGGGGATCACCGTTCCGCCTACGGAAGGAGCTGGCTTGGCCATGGGGATGTTGGGGAGTGGCGGCAGCAGCGGTGGCGAGGGTGATCTTTTcgcgaggaagaagagagggaggCCCAGGAAGTACGGGCCGGACGGCATGGCTCTGGCCTTGTCGCCGACCTCCGGCTCCGCCTCTCCTTTCTCTCCTGCTTCTTCCGACGGGAAACGGGGTAGAGGGCGACCACCCGGCTCCGGCAAACGCCAGCTCCTTGAGGCTCTCG GAGATTGGTTTGCACACTCAGCTGGAGGGAGTTTCACACCGCATGTTGTGACCATTGCCACAGGGGAG GATGTTGCTGCAAAAATACACTCCTTCTCCCAAAAGGGTCCTCGGGCTATTTGCATACTATCGGCAAATGGGGTCATCTCCAATGTTACTTTGCGGCAGCCAGGTTCTTCTGGTGGTACCCTGACTTATGAG GGCCGATTTGAGATTCTGTCTCTGTCTGGGTCCTTCACAATTACAGAAACTGGTGGTATACGGAGTAGAACTGGTGGTATAAGCGTGTCGCTTGCTGGTCCTGACGGCCGTGTTATTGGTGGTGGAGTCACTGGATTGTTGCTTGCCGCCAGTCCAATTCAA GTGGTGGTCGGAAGCTTCATGCCGAACACTTTCAAGGAGCAAAAGCCAAAACCTAGCCAGCAAGCAGATTTTTCAGCATTCCCGGAGACAAGTGGTTTGTTAACAGCTGCAAGACCCATTTCACAGTCAAACCCTGAAGATGACT GGTCTGCAGTCTTCGGAGCACAAACCTTCTCCAGACATAAACATATGCTTACATGGGGAGCAGCATCAGG GAGAATCCTACACGATACGAGAGGAAACAAATGGTTTCTTCGAGGTAGAAGATGA